The following proteins are encoded in a genomic region of Leptolyngbya boryana PCC 6306:
- a CDS encoding GAF domain-containing protein, which translates to MTEALTPAATATDLTPAVSLNEAERLEALRRYDILDTPPETAFDRITSLAARLFDVPIALVSLIDESRGWFKSAYGFHLQQVDRDSTICSLALLSDKILVIPDTRQDDRLGCNPFVQSESGVRFYAGAPLITHDGFNLGTLCLLDSQPREALTDQQETTLIDLAAMVIDELELRLAARKVKQIDAALLEVTQGVSARVGSDFFTALVQHLTKTLGVDYTYIGLVSGKEQESIQTIAVCAKGQIIDNFDYWLRDTPCREVLQKRELCCYPNRVQERFPNAPLLEPLSIESYVAIPFFDATGTPLGLLGVMDTKPLADVQLAESLLAIFVLRITTELERQQTEAARQQTQQDLENLIAQRTIELSQANDQLQLEITERQQAQTLLEKEQEVLSILLDTVQAGIVACNAEGILTLFNQAAREFHGLPEQPLPPGQWAECYDLYQPDGKTLLTQDEIPLFRALQGETVQNVEMVIAPKQGTPRTLLASGQAIVDRQGQSQGAVVVMHDITERKQAEAELLISDVALQQMPDAILMTDLEGKIQRWLGNAEQIFGYTAAEAIGRPVNFLHHPNIQPTKLAEMIRIMDETGGFFGEVPCQRKDGSEVAIETTARTVYNKAGNPLFFIGINKDITERKQNEAERAELLRQQVQEQTARLEAEADQRRAAFLSEVSTVLASSLDCEHTLTQVANLVVPFFADWCSIDLVQNQSIHRIAVAHRNPAKVELGWQIHRQFPVAMDAAQGVPKVLRTGMSELVAEISDAALAAAVQNEQHLQLLHELGLKSCILSPLVARGQILGAIAFVTAESERRYGEADLALAEDISHRIAIAIENAHLYEAERTARSAAEAANRVKDEFLAVLSHELRTPLNPILGWTKILLSGKLDAAKTAHALETIERNAKLQTQLIEDLLDVSRVLQGKLSLNMTPVDLRSTIEAALETVRLAAEAKSIQLQTSFAPELGQVLGDAARLQQIVWNLLTNAVKFTPSGGTVAVRLEVVELSRSPVENSTQPSSRSQSRQRYAQIQVTDTGRGIDPNFLPHVFEYFRQADSSITRQFGGLGLGLAIVRHLVELHGGTLGVESPGEDQGATFTVRLPLIQDAGKSIKTGADLDSLSLLPHPLEDICVLVVDDEPDARELAVFILEQAGANVTVASSAIEALAVFFHSKPDVIVSDIGMPEMDGYMLLQKIRELRPAQQSPAIALTAYAGELNHQQALAAGFQQHLAKPLEPEELVKTIASLLTRRKVG; encoded by the coding sequence ATGACTGAAGCTCTTACTCCTGCCGCGACAGCAACTGACCTTACCCCTGCGGTTTCCCTGAATGAAGCAGAACGTTTAGAAGCACTGCGGCGCTACGATATTCTGGACACCCCCCCCGAAACTGCCTTCGATCGCATCACCTCACTAGCAGCCCGGTTATTCGATGTCCCGATCGCGCTGGTGTCGTTGATTGATGAATCGCGAGGCTGGTTTAAGTCTGCCTATGGATTCCACCTCCAGCAAGTCGATCGCGATTCAACGATTTGCAGTTTAGCGCTGTTGTCTGACAAAATTCTGGTCATTCCTGACACGCGGCAAGACGATCGCCTCGGCTGCAATCCCTTTGTCCAAAGTGAATCGGGTGTACGATTCTATGCGGGTGCGCCGTTAATCACCCATGACGGCTTTAATTTGGGAACACTTTGCTTGCTCGATTCCCAACCTCGTGAGGCACTCACCGATCAACAGGAAACAACACTGATTGATCTTGCCGCAATGGTGATCGATGAACTAGAGCTTCGGTTAGCCGCCCGCAAAGTGAAGCAAATTGATGCTGCATTACTGGAAGTTACCCAAGGCGTGTCTGCAAGAGTCGGCAGTGATTTTTTTACAGCGCTGGTGCAACATCTCACAAAAACGCTAGGGGTTGACTATACCTACATTGGGTTAGTCAGCGGCAAGGAACAAGAGAGCATTCAGACGATCGCGGTCTGTGCTAAAGGGCAAATCATTGATAACTTTGACTATTGGCTGCGAGACACTCCCTGCCGTGAAGTCCTGCAAAAACGAGAACTGTGTTGCTATCCAAATCGTGTTCAAGAGCGGTTTCCCAATGCGCCACTTTTGGAGCCTTTGAGTATAGAAAGCTATGTTGCGATTCCATTTTTTGATGCCACAGGGACACCGCTCGGATTACTCGGCGTGATGGATACGAAACCTCTAGCGGATGTCCAGCTTGCGGAATCGCTCCTAGCTATCTTTGTCCTCCGAATTACGACCGAACTAGAGCGGCAGCAGACCGAAGCAGCGCGGCAACAGACACAGCAAGATTTAGAAAATCTGATTGCACAGCGAACGATCGAGCTATCTCAAGCCAATGATCAACTTCAATTAGAAATTACAGAACGACAGCAAGCCCAAACTCTGCTGGAAAAAGAGCAAGAAGTACTCAGCATACTACTAGACACTGTGCAGGCAGGGATTGTTGCGTGCAATGCCGAAGGAATTTTGACCCTGTTTAATCAGGCAGCACGAGAATTTCATGGGTTGCCAGAACAACCGTTGCCACCGGGTCAGTGGGCAGAATGCTACGACTTATATCAGCCCGATGGTAAAACGTTACTGACACAAGACGAGATTCCATTGTTTCGGGCGTTGCAGGGAGAAACCGTACAGAATGTTGAAATGGTGATTGCCCCGAAACAGGGCACTCCGCGAACTCTGCTAGCCAGTGGACAGGCAATTGTCGATCGCCAGGGACAGAGCCAGGGAGCGGTCGTAGTCATGCATGACATCACCGAGCGTAAACAAGCCGAAGCGGAGCTACTGATCTCGGATGTTGCATTACAACAAATGCCAGATGCCATTCTGATGACTGATTTAGAAGGCAAAATTCAACGGTGGTTGGGGAATGCGGAGCAAATTTTTGGCTATACGGCAGCAGAAGCGATCGGGCGACCCGTCAATTTCCTGCATCACCCGAATATCCAACCGACAAAGTTGGCAGAAATGATTCGGATCATGGACGAAACGGGAGGATTTTTCGGGGAAGTTCCCTGTCAGCGCAAAGATGGTTCAGAGGTGGCGATCGAAACTACTGCTAGAACGGTGTACAACAAAGCCGGAAATCCTCTTTTCTTTATTGGCATTAACAAGGATATTACCGAGCGCAAACAGAACGAAGCCGAACGCGCTGAATTGTTACGGCAGCAGGTTCAAGAGCAAACGGCACGACTTGAAGCCGAAGCAGACCAGCGAAGAGCCGCGTTTCTCTCGGAAGTCAGCACGGTTCTAGCGTCTTCTTTAGATTGCGAGCACACACTAACCCAGGTGGCGAACCTTGTCGTGCCATTTTTTGCTGATTGGTGTTCAATCGACCTCGTGCAAAATCAATCTATTCACCGCATCGCTGTGGCTCATCGTAATCCGGCAAAAGTGGAATTGGGGTGGCAAATTCATCGACAGTTTCCCGTGGCAATGGATGCAGCCCAAGGAGTGCCCAAGGTACTGCGAACAGGAATGTCAGAACTCGTGGCTGAAATTTCCGATGCAGCCCTCGCTGCTGCCGTGCAGAATGAGCAACATTTGCAACTCCTGCACGAACTGGGTCTCAAGTCCTGCATTCTCTCGCCACTGGTGGCACGAGGACAAATTCTAGGCGCAATTGCTTTTGTCACCGCAGAATCCGAGCGCCGTTATGGGGAAGCGGATCTGGCGTTAGCAGAAGACATTAGCCATCGAATTGCGATCGCGATTGAAAATGCTCATCTCTATGAAGCAGAACGCACGGCTAGAAGTGCAGCAGAAGCCGCCAATCGAGTCAAGGATGAATTTCTTGCCGTGTTGTCCCACGAGTTGCGAACCCCGCTCAATCCGATTCTGGGGTGGACGAAGATACTTCTTAGCGGCAAGTTAGATGCAGCAAAAACGGCTCATGCGCTAGAAACGATCGAACGCAATGCCAAACTGCAAACCCAACTGATTGAAGATTTACTCGATGTTTCCCGAGTTCTGCAAGGCAAACTCAGCTTGAACATGACTCCGGTTGATCTGCGATCGACGATTGAAGCCGCCCTGGAAACGGTGCGGTTAGCGGCAGAGGCGAAATCGATTCAGCTTCAGACGAGTTTTGCTCCAGAACTTGGGCAAGTTTTAGGCGATGCGGCGCGGCTTCAGCAAATTGTCTGGAACCTACTCACCAATGCTGTAAAATTCACACCGAGCGGTGGAACGGTAGCTGTCCGGTTAGAAGTCGTTGAACTTTCTAGATCCCCAGTAGAAAATTCAACTCAACCCTCCTCTAGAAGCCAAAGCCGACAACGCTATGCCCAAATTCAAGTGACCGATACTGGTCGAGGTATTGACCCAAATTTTCTGCCCCATGTGTTTGAATATTTTCGGCAGGCAGATTCATCGATCACCCGTCAGTTTGGTGGCTTGGGACTCGGACTTGCAATCGTGCGTCACCTCGTCGAACTACACGGCGGAACCCTCGGCGTAGAGAGTCCTGGAGAAGATCAGGGCGCAACCTTCACCGTAAGACTGCCACTCATCCAGGACGCAGGCAAAAGTATCAAGACGGGGGCTGACCTAGATTCACTTTCCCTGTTGCCTCATCCCTTAGAAGATATTTGCGTTTTAGTCGTGGATGATGAACCGGATGCACGAGAGTTAGCCGTCTTTATTCTGGAACAAGCAGGCGCGAACGTGACTGTTGCTAGCAGTGCGATCGAGGCACTGGCAGTCTTTTTCCACAGCAAACCCGATGTGATTGTCAGTGATATTGGGATGCCGGAAATGGATGGGTATATGCTGCTGCAAAAAATTAGAGAACTGCGACCTGCACAGCAAAGTCCGGCAATCGCGCTCACTGCCTATGCAGGAGAACTAAATCATCAGCAAGCCCTAGCTGCCGGATTTCAACAGCATCTTGCTAAACCCTTAGAACCAGAGGAGTTAGTCAAAACAATTGCAAGTTTACTGACGAGGAGAAAGGTTGGCTAA
- a CDS encoding CHASE3 domain-containing protein, producing MLLALSQSLFRRRLTRAIALPIVLLLLLSGMSIWQITRLLSALRWVDHTNQVISQANTTQKLLLDMETGLRGYLLTGRQDFLEPYEQANAEIDANLSQLRNLVSDNPSQVQRVDQLVVDSQQWKQQVLTALDRKQRGESEPFSALDRRKQSSDRIRQQLARFIATEEQLLFPRDAQGVHHER from the coding sequence ATGCTGCTTGCACTCTCCCAGTCCCTATTCCGCCGGAGATTGACTCGTGCGATCGCTCTGCCGATCGTGCTATTGTTGCTGCTTTCTGGGATGTCTATTTGGCAAATCACTCGGTTGTTGTCTGCGCTGCGTTGGGTCGATCATACCAATCAAGTGATTTCCCAAGCGAACACGACTCAGAAGTTGCTACTGGACATGGAAACGGGGCTGCGAGGATATTTGCTGACAGGAAGGCAGGATTTTCTGGAACCTTACGAGCAAGCAAATGCTGAGATCGATGCCAACTTGAGTCAGTTGAGGAACCTGGTTTCAGACAATCCCAGCCAAGTCCAACGGGTGGATCAACTCGTTGTTGACTCTCAGCAATGGAAACAACAAGTTTTGACCGCGCTCGATCGCAAACAACGGGGTGAATCGGAACCCTTCAGTGCTCTAGACCGTCGAAAACAAAGCTCGGATCGAATTCGGCAGCAGCTTGCCAGATTTATTGCTACCGAGGAACAACTGCTGTTCCCACGCGATGCGCAAGGAGTGCATCATGAGCGCTGA